A part of Periophthalmus magnuspinnatus isolate fPerMag1 chromosome 14, fPerMag1.2.pri, whole genome shotgun sequence genomic DNA contains:
- the LOC117381380 gene encoding histone H2B 1/2-like, translating into MPDPAKTAPKKGSKKAVTKTAGKGGKKKRKTRKESYAIYVYKVLKQVHPDTGISSKAMSIMNSFVNDIFERIGGEASRLAHYNKRSTITSREIQTAVRLLLPGELAKHAVSEGTKAVTKYTSSK; encoded by the coding sequence ATGCCTGATCCAGCGAAGACCGCGCCCAAGAAGGGCTCAAAGAAAGCCGTGACCAAAACGGCCGGGAAAGGcggaaagaagaagagaaagaccaGGAAGGAGAGCTACGCCATCTACGTGTACAAGGTGCTCAAGCAGGTCCACCCCGACACCGGCATCTCCTCCAAGGCCATGAGTATCATGAACTCCTTCGTCAACGACATCTTCGAGAGGATCGGCGGAGAGGCCTCCCGCCTGGCGCACTACAACAAGCGCTCCACCATCACCTCCAGGGAGATCCAGACCGCCGTGCGCCTCCTGCTGCCCGGAGAGCTGGCCAAGCACGCCGTGTCCGAGGGAACCAAGGCCGTCACCAAGTACACCAGCTCCAAGTAA
- the LOC129456149 gene encoding histone H4, with amino-acid sequence MSGRGKGGKGLGKGGAKRHRKVLRDNIQGITKPAIRRLARRGGVKRISGLIYEETRGVLKVFLENVIRDAVTYTEHAKRKTVTAMDVVYALKRQGRTLYGFGG; translated from the coding sequence ATGAGCGGCCGCGGAAAAGGAGGCAAAGGACTCGGGAAAGGAGGCGCCAAGCGTCACCGTAAAGTTCTCCGTGACAACATCCAGGGCATCACCAAACCCGCCATCCGCCGTCTGGCTCGTCGCGGCGGTGTGAAGCGTATCTCCGGTCTGATCTACGAGGAGACCCGCGGAGTGCTCAAGGTGTTTCTGGAGAACGTGATCCGTGACGCAGTGACGTACACCGAGCACGCCAAGAGGAAGACCGTGACCGCCATGGACGTGGTGTACGCCCTGAAGAGACAGGGCCGCACTCTGTACGGCTTCGGAGGTTAA
- the LOC117381378 gene encoding histone H2A-like, with the protein MSGRGKGAGKARAKAKSRSSRAGLQFPVGRVHRLLRKGNYAERVGAGAPVYLAAVLEYLTAEILELAGNAARDNKKTRIIPRHLQLAVRNDEELNKLLGGVTIAQGGVLPNIQAVLLPKKTEKAK; encoded by the coding sequence ATGTCTGGACGTGGAAAAGGCGCCGGTAAAGCCCGAGCTAAGGCAAAGAGCCGCTCCTCCAGAGCCGGGCTGCAGTTCCCCGTGGGCCGTGTGCACAGGCTGCTGAGGAAAGGAAACTACGCTGAGCGCGTGGGAGCCGGAGCCCCCGTGTATCTGGCCGCAGTGCTCGAGTACTTGACTGCTGAGATTCTGGAGTTGGCCGGAAACGCCGCCAGAGACAACAAGAAAACCCGAATCATCCCCCGACACCTGCAGCTGGCCGTCCGCAACGACGAGGAGCTCAACAAACTGCTGGGAGGAGTGACCATCGCCCAGGGAGGAGTGCTCCCCAACATCCAGGCCGTGCTCCTGCCCAAGAAGACCGAGAAGGCCAAGTAA